In Drosophila bipectinata strain 14024-0381.07 chromosome 2R, DbipHiC1v2, whole genome shotgun sequence, one genomic interval encodes:
- the Atf-2 gene encoding cyclic AMP-dependent transcription factor ATF-2 isoform X2 encodes MDSSGGIADLTSVSFADFETKAAEGEVSWPQAKDITLDLSLGQKTLFAADQTPTPTRLIKNCDEVGLFEDLQHVNPFDIGFQRAAEQNVSGTPKRPEAPPVDGESLHTPQVFPLENASTPGPSGNTVSRSDSCSNVDVEQLLATSATPLNSEPPATSLAVEPPPLQLIQPQVFTWVLPAQSCPVPLVEAKKSHSNSTRPFILPKPSAETSKKKRPEPILVSCNTPNPEPSSASLTPTSQLPIKERLKAILHSNNLNRRPFSTSPQVVRSKDAKDRDADCMERRRVAARRYRNKVRNEHKDLLKQNNQLQQENHELREMIARLEKELKQQKLSHNSIAGVSSQLHVPPSSFHLLINVPNIVVPSPLAKK; translated from the exons ATGGACTCCTCCGGCGGCATTGCGGATCTGACCAGCGTATCCTTCGCAGACTTCGAGACCAAAGCAGCCGAGGGTGAAGTTTCCTGGCCTCAGGCAAAGGATATCACCCTAGATCTTTCGCTGGGTCAGAAGACGTTATTTGCCGCTGACCAGACGCCTACGCCAACACGCCTTATCAAGAACTGCGACGAAGTGGGACTCTTCGAGGATCTGCAGCACGTGAATCCTTTTGACATTGGCTTCCAGCGTGCGGCGGAGCAGAATGTTTCTGGAACTCCAAAACGACCGGAAGCTCCTCCAGTAGATGGGGAGTCCCTCCACACGCCACAGGTGTTTCCCTTGGAAAACGCTAGTACTCCAGGGCCATCCGGAAATACAGTCTCGCGAAGCGACAGCTGCAGCAATGTGGATGTGGAACAGCTGCTGGCAACCTCTGCGACTCCTCTTAATTCGGAACCTCCTGCCACTTCTTTAGCTGTGGAGCCTCCGCCACTGCAGCTCATCCAACCCCAAGTCTTTACCTGGGTACTGCCTGCACAATCCTGCCCTGTACCCTTGGTAGAGGCGAAAAAATCCCATTCGAACTCCACACGACCCTTCATCTTGCCCAAGCCCAGTGCAGAAACCTCGAAGAAAAAGCGACCCGAACCCATCCTAGTGAGCTGTAATACGCCCAATCCCGAACCCAGCAGCGCCAGCTTGACGCCCACATCACAGCTCCCGATTAAGGAGCGTTTAAAGGCGATCCTGCATAGCAATAACCTTAACCGAAGACCCTTCAGCACATCTCCGCAGGTCGTGAGATCCAAGGATGCAAAGGACCGGGACGCGGATTGCATGGAACGGAGAAGAGTAGCTGCCAGACGCTACAGAAACAAGGTCCGCAACGAGCACAAGGATCTGCTGAAGCAAAATAACCAGTTGCAGCAGGAGAACCATGAACTGCGCGAAATGATCGCTCGGCTGGAGAAGGAGCTGAAGCAACAGAAGCTGAGCCACAACAGCATAGCTGGGG TGAGCAGCCAACTGCATGTTCCTCCCTCCAGCTTTCACCTGCTTATCAACGTTCCAAACATCGTAGTGCCTTCACCATTGGCTAAGAAGTAA
- the Atf-2 gene encoding cyclic AMP-dependent transcription factor ATF-2 isoform X1, with translation MDSSGGIADLTSVSFADFETKAAEGEVSWPQAKDITLDLSLGQKTLFAADQTPTPTRLIKNCDEVGLFEDLQHVNPFDIGFQRAAEQNVSGTPKRPEAPPVDGESLHTPQVFPLENASTPGPSGNTVSRSDSCSNVDVEQLLATSATPLNSEPPATSLAVEPPPLQLIQPQVFTWVLPAQSCPVPLVEAKKSHSNSTRPFILPKPSAETSKKKRPEPILVSCNTPNPEPSSASLTPTSQLPIKERLKAILHSNNLNRRPFSTSPQVVRSKDAKDRDADCMERRRVAARRYRNKVRNEHKDLLKQNNQLQQENHELREMIARLEKELKQQKLSHNSIAGVVSSQLHVPPSSFHLLINVPNIVVPSPLAKK, from the exons ATGGACTCCTCCGGCGGCATTGCGGATCTGACCAGCGTATCCTTCGCAGACTTCGAGACCAAAGCAGCCGAGGGTGAAGTTTCCTGGCCTCAGGCAAAGGATATCACCCTAGATCTTTCGCTGGGTCAGAAGACGTTATTTGCCGCTGACCAGACGCCTACGCCAACACGCCTTATCAAGAACTGCGACGAAGTGGGACTCTTCGAGGATCTGCAGCACGTGAATCCTTTTGACATTGGCTTCCAGCGTGCGGCGGAGCAGAATGTTTCTGGAACTCCAAAACGACCGGAAGCTCCTCCAGTAGATGGGGAGTCCCTCCACACGCCACAGGTGTTTCCCTTGGAAAACGCTAGTACTCCAGGGCCATCCGGAAATACAGTCTCGCGAAGCGACAGCTGCAGCAATGTGGATGTGGAACAGCTGCTGGCAACCTCTGCGACTCCTCTTAATTCGGAACCTCCTGCCACTTCTTTAGCTGTGGAGCCTCCGCCACTGCAGCTCATCCAACCCCAAGTCTTTACCTGGGTACTGCCTGCACAATCCTGCCCTGTACCCTTGGTAGAGGCGAAAAAATCCCATTCGAACTCCACACGACCCTTCATCTTGCCCAAGCCCAGTGCAGAAACCTCGAAGAAAAAGCGACCCGAACCCATCCTAGTGAGCTGTAATACGCCCAATCCCGAACCCAGCAGCGCCAGCTTGACGCCCACATCACAGCTCCCGATTAAGGAGCGTTTAAAGGCGATCCTGCATAGCAATAACCTTAACCGAAGACCCTTCAGCACATCTCCGCAGGTCGTGAGATCCAAGGATGCAAAGGACCGGGACGCGGATTGCATGGAACGGAGAAGAGTAGCTGCCAGACGCTACAGAAACAAGGTCCGCAACGAGCACAAGGATCTGCTGAAGCAAAATAACCAGTTGCAGCAGGAGAACCATGAACTGCGCGAAATGATCGCTCGGCTGGAGAAGGAGCTGAAGCAACAGAAGCTGAGCCACAACAGCATAGCTGGGG TAGTGAGCAGCCAACTGCATGTTCCTCCCTCCAGCTTTCACCTGCTTATCAACGTTCCAAACATCGTAGTGCCTTCACCATTGGCTAAGAAGTAA
- the LOC108125150 gene encoding TBC1 domain family member 31, with translation MDGVLKLGDQKDMSSAWQSIGANGNSDEDDSEDTTSFTSIEDDLQLETDSSGLQLDSEDEFKIRSSKSSQSRPHKYPFRLKRNEAGNILTVHHTIKEEGQPVRIQIGACCFNEQNNLLVVIDRRGNFFVFDFVTKLYWRLSVRLPRAKMVRPMPLHNSLYIVGNRMGQICTIDLEKSVIRSSRELGTDGVEEISWGQRPRNPTRSSNALVRFGHHAVLMNLDSLEVSHQLEFDDQRYTLKFAAFLPNSDHFFTCFSNDSLHVWSSLTLNTIRMGQPIKAMHRRLRLLGAGESLPEINLRNPDNSDLEDDLTFDCPDQDFSNGLLTSYCFTPDGNKMCMSTLDGYLLILSSASFDLEKLYRLTDFIIRQMAFLPQPKERIVFAITGRSQAVMLDLANTNHKIVVQPSDAIKLNLSRDGKLLSVTSRCGEVNVWSTCRLFNSLQVQASCHSNVRSTLKIPKAVPACSLNSSMNQEVRNLLKPKRLQAMLKEYGCYPEKYRFLIWTSLLDLPSNGSQFQELIKLGVPLMVRKHAIKLKIRNDAQRRAVLKVWACLAQWCNVLAHADFMPHLIFPFVKQMPKNGLVCFELLATLVLNHFQLWFEFHPLPPANYLAMCENLLQHHDEQLCKFYKSLKLLPKDYAWPLLSSAFAEVLEENQWLAVWDNILTEPPWFPVFLVVAYNLINREVILRLTDRRSAVCFFHEQNPVDIEKLLAKARRLMAKCEPALHPQRFMQRFSSIPKGVYPKFVKYPSDWIDQQEEQAASLLKHNQEIDARIRHLELEEVRTMERLENGLKQEEHARRLREMEKLYQDTIHREEERITCQRKMLLTYQMEVRRRKSEVIAKLQESEQRRKVIEMEKEIDRLMHNIERERRRNNQQMQLAEDEIRNQEMEILAQRYLSDTGDAPLAQKYYGNMRELCRQRDELQKGLQEMTREQLRAPSTSAAPSNSQMLDIEKSILEIQREFMEIITIDSSRVCRGKVS, from the exons ATGGATGGCGTTTTAAAACTCGGGGATCAAAAGGATATGTCGTCGGCGTGGCAGAGCATTGGAGCAAATGGAAATAGCGATGAGGACGATTCGGAGGATACCACGTCCTTTACTTCGATCGAAGACGACTTGCAGCTGGAGACCGATTCCAGTGGCCTGCAATTGGACAGCGAGGATGAGTTTAAGATCCGTTCGAGCAAATCTAGCCAATCCCGGCCCCACAAGTATCCCTTCAGACTGAAGCGTAACGAAGCAGG AAACATTCTGACTGTTCATCACACTATCAAGGAGGAAGGCCAGCCAGTGCGGATCCAAATCGGAGCCTGCTGCTTTAACGAGCAAAACAACCTACTGGTGGTCATCGACAGGCG TGGCAACTTCTTTGTGTTTGACTTTGTGACGAAATTGTATTGGCGGCTGAGTGTGCGCCTACCCAGGGCTAAGATGGTTCGACCAATGCCGCTTCACAATAGTCTGTACATTGTGGGCAACCGGATGGGCCAAATCTGCACCATTGATTTGGAAAAATCCGTGATACGGTCCAGTAGAGAGTTAGGAACTGACGGTGTTGAGGAAATCAGCTGGGGACAACGTCCGAGAAACCCTACCCGATCCTCCAACGCCCTTGTGCGCTTTGGACATCATGCTGTCCTGATGAATCTTGATTCCCTTGAGGTCTCCCATCAGCTGGAGTTTGATGACCAGCGGTATACCCTAAAGTTCGCTGCCTTTCTCCCCAATTCGGATCACTTTTTTACATGCTTTTCCAACGATTCGTTGCATGTATGGTCCTCGTTGACCTTAAACACCATCAGAATGGGTCAGCCCATCAAGGCTATGCATCGTCGACTAAGACTGCTTGGCGCAGGGGAATCGTTGCCGGAAATCAATCTTCGTAACCCTGACAACAGCGACCTTGAGGACGACCTTACCTTTGATTGTCCCGACCAGGACTTTTCCAATGGACTGCTCACGAGCTACTGTTTCACTCCTGATGGGAATAAGATGTGTATGAGTACCTTGGATGGTTATCTACTTATCCTTAGCTCGGCCTCCTTTGATCTGGAGAAGCTTTATCGGCTCACGGACTTCATAATCCGGCAAATGGCTTTCCTGCCGCAGCCAAAGGAGCGGATTGTGTTTGCAATTACTGGACGAAGTCAAGCTGTTATGCTGGACTTGGCCAACACGAACCACAAGATAGTGGTTCAGCCCTCGGATGCAATAAAATTGAACCTGAGCCGGGACGGCAAGCTGCTGAGTGTAACCTCTCGTTGTGGAGAGGTGAATGTGTGGTCCACCTGTCGCCTGTTTAATTCCTTGCAGGTTCAAGCCAGTTGCCACAGCAATGTTAGGTCTACTCTCAAGATACCTAAGGCCGTGCCAGCCTGCTCACTCAATAGCTCCATGAACCAGGAAGTGAGGAATCTTCTGAAGCCAAAAAGATTACAGGCCATGCTCAAAGAGTACGGATGCTACCCAGAGAAGTATAGGTTTCTCATATGGACGTCACTGTTAGATCTTCCCTCCAACGGTTCGCAGTTTCAGGAGCTCATTAAGTTGGGCGTACCCCTGATGGTCCGGAAACATGCAATCAAACTAAAGATTCGCAACGATGCTCAGCGACGTGCTGTGCTCAAGGTATGGGCCTGCCTGGCGCAGTGGTGCAATGTCCTTGCCCATGCAGACTTTATGCCACACCTGATCTTTCCGTTTGTGAAGCAGATGCCCAAGAACGGGCTGGTTTGCTTCGAGCTCCTTGCTACGCTGGTCCTGAATCACTTTCAGCTCTGGTTTGAGTTTCATCCGCTTCCACCGGCCAATTACCTGGCCATGTGTGAGAATCTGCTCCAGCACCACGACGAGCAGCTTTGCAAATTCTACAAATCCCTAAAGCTGCTCCCCAAGGACTATGCGTGGCCATTGCTGAGTAGTGCCTTCGCTGAAGTGCTGGAGGAAAATCAGTGGCTAGCGGTATGGGATAATATTTTGACGGAGCCACCTTGGTTTCCCGTGTTCCTGGTTGTAGCCTATAACCTGATTAACCGTGAGGTTATCCTTCGACTGACAGACCGGCGTTCTGCAGTCTGCTTTTTTCACGAACAGAATCCAGTGGACATAGAGAAACTTTTGGCCAAGGCGCGTAGACTGATGGCGAAATGTGAGCCAGCCCTGCATCCCCAGCGTTTCATGCAACGCTTCAGTTCCATTCCCAAGGGCGTGTACCCAAAGTTCGTCAAGTACCCCAGCGACTGGATTGACCAACAGGAAGAGCAGGCCGCGTCCCTCCTGAAACACAATCAGGAAATTGATGCCCGAATACGACATCTTGAGCTAGAGGAGGTGCGGACTATGGAACGGCTGGAAAACGGTCTCAAGCAGGAGGAGCATGCTCGGCGTCTCAGGGAGATGGAAAAGCTTTACCAGGACACCATCCACCGTGAGGAGGAGCGCATTACATGCCAAAGGAAGATGCTGCTTACCTACCAGATGGAGGTACGGCGGCGCAAGAGCGAGGTTATCGCCAAGCTGCAGGAGTCGGAGCAGCGGCGCAAAGTTATTGAAATGGAGAAGGAAATCGATAGGCTAATGCACAATATAGAACGCGAGCGCCGCCGGAACAACCAGCAGATGCAGTTGGCCGAAGACGAAATACGCAACCAGGAGATGGAGATTCTAGCGCAACGCTACCTTTCCGATACGGGGGATGCTCCACTTGCGCAGAAGTATTACGGAAATATGAGAGAACTGTGCCGGCAAAGGGATGAGCTGCAGAAGGGCTTGCAAGAG ATGACTAGGGAACAGCTGCGCGCTCCAAGTACCTCGGCCGCGCCAAGCAATTCCCAGATGCTGGATATTGAAAAGTCAATTCTGGAAATCCAAAGAGAGTTTATGGAAATAATCACCATTGATTCAAGTAGGGTATGCAGGGGTAAAGTTTCCTAG
- the LOC108125153 gene encoding leptin receptor gene-related protein: protein MGLTFLILACAVPTPKIFYPFFVLLFYALSVIPVFVAKRSTPSQETNPKWEFAHFLTSGMVVSAFALPIVLAHAAVITWTACTLTIISNIINFGTMLGYALRDGEDYGSMF from the exons ATGGGTCTCACCTTCCTGATCCTGGCCTGTGCTGTGCCGACCCCGAAAATCTTCTACCCGTTCTTCGTGCTGCTCTTCTACGCACTGTCTGTCATTCCGGTCTTCGTGGCTAAGCGGTCCACGCCCAGCCAGGAGACTAACCCGAAGTGGGAGTTCGCCCATTTCCTTACCTCGGGAATGGTGGTCAGCGCTTTTGCCCTGCCCATTGTCCTGGCCCACGCTGCAGTG ATTACTTGGACGGCTTGCACCCTAACAATAATCAGCAATATTATAAACTTCGGCACCATGTTAGGCTACGCTTTGCGGGACGGAGAGGACTACGGAAGCATGTTCTAG